From the genome of Fibrobacter sp.:
AACGCCGAGAAAGCCTACAAGAAAGCCATAGAGAGGAAATATGATATTCCTGAGACCTATGCAAACCTTATTACATTATATATAGAACTGGAGGAGTTTGGCAAAGCTCGTCAGTGGCTGATTAAAGGGCTTGGCCATAACCCTGAGAGTGAACTTCTGGAGGGGTTCAGGGAAAAGATCGCAGAGAGGGAGAGGATGGTGAAGGCGCAGAAGAGATCCCAATGAGGATCTCCTTATCCTCCATGCGGACAGCATCCGCCTCCTGATGCGGCACAGGACCGGGCATTAGCACAGCTTGATGCACAGAAATTATCACTGCTTCTGCCCATGGAGATTCCTCCTATAACAGACATCAGTTTTTCTGTAGTGAGAGAACCGCATGATGGGCAGGGGAGGGTCTGATCCCTGTTCCCGGTAACAAGCTCTTCAAATATTTTCCCGCATTTCTTGCAGCGGTATTCAAAAATCGGCATATTGTTTCCTTTCGGTTTTGCTGTAATTTCTTATAAAAATAGTATTATTCAGCCAGCTTAACTAAAAAGCGAATTTAACTTGCCTGCAGTCGGTGATTAGACCAGCTTCCTGCCATAACTTAAGTCTGCATACACTTCTGGTAA
Proteins encoded in this window:
- a CDS encoding zinc ribbon domain-containing protein, with the protein product MPIFEYRCKKCGKIFEELVTGNRDQTLPCPSCGSLTTEKLMSVIGGISMGRSSDNFCASSCANARSCAASGGGCCPHGG